One window of the Silurus meridionalis isolate SWU-2019-XX chromosome 24, ASM1480568v1, whole genome shotgun sequence genome contains the following:
- the LOC124378446 gene encoding putative uncharacterized protein DDB_G0290521 translates to MFWIAVKQARAIKHVKTIEEKMKESVEITREMTLHLREVIVIRRDAPPPGNSPGSTPNPPQTPTQCSLVPPPHPPQTPIPSFLDFSTPSSSDHPTPSFQDFSTPSPSFSFSLS, encoded by the exons ATGTTTTGGATAG ccgTTAAACAAGCGAGAG ccaTCAAACATGTGAAAACCATAGAGGAGAAAATGaaag aatcgGTGGAGATAACAAGGg agatGACTTTGCATTTACGAG AAGTGATCGTCATCCGTAGAG atGCCCCACCCCCTGGGAACAGTCCGGGCTCTACACCTAATCCTCCTCAGACCCCCACCCAATGCTCCTTAGTCCCCCCACCTCATCCTCCTCAGACCCCCATCCCATCTTTCTTAGATTTCTCCACCCCATCCTCCTCAGACCACCCCACCCCATCTTTCCAAGACTTCTCCACCCCATCCCCCTCATTCTCCTTCAGCTTATCCTGA